GGGGCCGCAGACAACCAGAAACAGATCGCCCTGGCCAACCGGCGGCGCGGTAATATCGCCGACCATGGCCACATCAAGCCCGAGGTGCATCAGCCGCATCACAAAGCTGCGCAGCGCCAGGTTCTCGCGGCCCATGGCATACGCGACAATGCGGCGCGCGCCCAGGATCGCCGAGCAAAACGCATCGACCTCGGCCTCGTCGACCCGGCCCAGCACGCGATCGAGCTCGGCCAGAATCGCCCGTATGCTATCGTAGGTTGCCATGTGTGCCTCCTTGGGCCAGTGCCGGCGCGGCGCACTACGCGCGGCGGCGCGCCAGGCGATTCTGCAGCACTACCACCACCAGCAGAAACACGCCGCGGATCACCGACTGCCAGTAGGCGCTCAGGCTGATCAGGCCGCGGCCATTCTCGAAGTTAAGAATGTTGAATATTAACTCGAGCAGCAGCACGCCCACCAGCGTGGTGCCAACCGAGCCAAGGCCGCCGGTGAGCAGCGTGCCGCCCACCACCACCGCCGCAATCGCCGATAGCTCCCAGCCGCTGCCGGCGGTCGGCAGGCCGGTGAACGTCAGCGCCGCCAGGATCACGCCGGCCAGCCCGGCCAGGCCGCCGCTGAGCGCATACACCGCCAGCTTGATCCGATCGACCGGCAAGCCCATCAGGCGCGCGGCCTCTTCGTTGCCGCCAACCGACAGCACATGCCGGCCGAAGCGCGTGTAGCCAAGCACGGCGATGCCGACGGCATAGGCCGCCAGCAGCAGCAGTAGCGGGATGGGCAGGCCGAACAGATCGCGCCCCAGCTCGATGAAGCCACTGCCGGCATCGACGCCGATCGAGGCGTTATTCGCCAGGATCAGCGCAACCCCGCGCGCGGCCAGCAGCATGGCCAGGGTGGCGATAAACGGCAGAATATTCAGCCGCGCGATCACCCAGCCGTTCAGCAGGCCCACCAGCGCGCCCACCAGCACCGGCACGGCAATCGCCGGCAGGGGGCCGTAGGGGCTCAGCCGCGCAGCCAGCACGCTCGCCAGCGCCGCCACCGACCCGACCGACAGGTCGATCCCGCCGGTCATGATCACAAAGGTCATCCCCAGCGCGATCAGGCCGATCATCGAGTCGTTGCGCAGCATCTCGAAGATATTATACGCGCCAAAAAAGCCATCGTAGCGCAGCGTGCCGAACAACACCAGCAATGCCAATGCGATCAGCGCGCCCTGGCGCTGCGCCACGCTCGCCAGCCGCGCCCAGCGCGAAACCTGGCCGCCGGCATGCAGATCGGATGGTGTAGTAGTGGTCATAGGCGCTCCACTGACGACAAGGCACATAACAGGCGATGCGCGCCATCAGGCACGCGAGCAGCGGCCGATCACGACCGGCGCTGGATGTACACGGCCACCAGGATGATCAGCGCGTTGATCACCTGGGCCACCGCGAACGGCACGCCCTTGGCCAGCAGCGTAAAGCGGATCAGCTGGATGATCAGCGCGCCCACCAGCGTGCCGGTGATCGTGGCGCGCCCGCCGGTGAGCGGCGTGCCGCCGACCGCCGTGGCCGCAATCGCGTCGAGCTCCATATTCAGCCCGACCTGGTTCGCGTCGGACGACGAGTTGATCGCGATCACGATCAGCCCGGCCAGCCCGGCCAGCAGGCCGCTGATCACATACACGCCGCGCTTGATCCGATCGACCGGCACGCCGGCCAGCCGCGCGGCCGACTCGTTGCCGCCGGTGGCCAGCACATAGCGCCCGAAGGTGGTGGCGCGCATGGCCCAGGCCGCCGCCGCCACAATCAGCAGCATCAGAAACACCTGAAACGGGATGCCCAGCGGCCGGCCGAGCCCGATATACTGAAAGCCGGGATTCTTGAATGCCTGCAGGTTGCCGTTGGTCATCACCTGGCCGATCCCGCGCCCGGCGATAAACAGCACCAGCGTGGCGATGATCGGCTGGATGCGAAACGCGGTGACCAGCACGCCGTTGAACAGGCCGAACAGCCCGGCTACCACGATCGGCACGACGATCGCCAGGCCAATGCCGAGCAGTGCCGGCAGCGGGCCGAGGAAGATGATCGGCGCCAATGCGCCAGCAATCGCCATCAGCGAGCCAACCGACAGATCGATCCCGCCGGTGGCGATCACCAGGGTCATCCCGGTGGCAACGATCACAATCGGCGCGACCTGGGTCAGGTTCACATTCAGCGCCTGTGCCGACAGGAAGTTGGCCGTGAAGCCAATATTGTATAGCAGCAACACCAGCAGCGCCAGCAGCGCGCCGTATGCCTGCCCAAAGCTGCGCAGCCGCGCTGCCGCGCCCCAGCTGCGCTCGTCGTCGGCCTGCTCAATCCTGGCCATGCGGCGGCTCCTGCGCGGCGCCGGGCGCCCCTGCGCCATGCGCCATCGCGCTCATGATCGCGTCCTGGCTGATCTGCTCGGCCGACAGCTCGGCTACCGAGCGCCCGTCGCGCAGCACCACTACCCGGTCGCTGCCCTCGATCAACTCCTCGATCTCCGACGAGATCATCAGCACACCCAGGCCGTTGTCGGCCAGCTCGTTGATCAGCCGCTGGATCTCGCCTTTCGCGCCAACATCGATCCCGCGCGTGGGCTCGTCGAGGATCAGCAGGCGCGGGCTCAGGCACAGCCAGCGCGCCAGCAGCACCTTCTGCTGGTTGCCGCCCGAAAGCTCGCGCACGATCTGGTCGGGGCCGGCGGTTTTGATGCCCAGGCGCTTGATGAAGCGATCGACGATTTCGTCCTGGCGCGCGCGCGGCACGATCCCGTTGCGCGCCAGCGTCGGCAATGCCGCCAGCGTCAGGTTCTCGCGCACCGACAGGTATGGGATGATGCCCTCGGCTTTGCGGTCTTCCGAGCAGAAGCCGATCCGCGCACGGATCGCGTCGGCCGGCGAGCGGAAGTGTACCGGCTGCGCGTCGATCCGCACCTCGCCCGCGTCGAGCGGGTCGGCCCCGAACACCGCGCGGGCCACCTCGGTGCGGCCGGCGCCCAGCAACCCGGCCAGCCCGACGATCTCGCCGGTGCGCACGCTCACATCAGCGCCCTGGAGCGCACGCCCACGGCGCAGGTTCTGGGCCTCGAGCAGGGTATGCTCGGCCTGGTGCCGGCCGGCGCCGAAGCCGGTCTGGCCGCCGCGGCGCACCTCACCCAGCTCTTTGCCAAGCATCCGCGCCACCAGCTCGAGCTTGCTGATCGCCTGCATGGGCCGCTCGTCGATCGTCTGGCCGTCGCGCATGATCGTTACGCGGTCGCAGATCGCGTACAGCTCATCGAGCCGGTGAGTCACGAAGATCACGGCGACGCCATCGGCCTTGAGCTGGCGGATGACCGTAAACAGCGTAGCGACCTCGCGCTCGTCGAGCGAGGAGGTCGGCTCGTCCATCACCACCAGCTTGCTTTTGAACGACACCGCGCGCGCGATTGCGACCATCTGCTGCACGGCGATGTTCAGGTTCATCAGCGGCTGGGTCACATCGGCCTGCACGCCCAGCCGCGCCAGCAGGTCGGCGGCCTGGCGGTGCATCCGCGCCCAATCGATCAGGCCCCAGCGGCGCGGCTCGCGGCCCATGAAGATATTCTCGGCCACCGAGCGAAATGGGATGAGGTTGACTTCCTGGTAGATCGTGCTGACGCCGCTGGCCTGGGCCTGCTGCGGCGAGCTGAAATCGACCGTATGCCCGTCGAAAACGATCGTGCCGGCGTTGCGGCGATAGGCGCCGGTGAGGATCTTGATCAATGTGGACTTGCCCGCGCCATTCTGGCCAACCAGCGCGTGAACCTCGCCGCGATCGACACGCAGGTGCGCCTTCGACAGCGCCACGACGCCGGGGAAGGTTTTGGAGATATCTTCCATGCGCAGCAGTGGCTCGAGTTGCGACACGGCACACTCCTTCTGGTCGCCGGTGGCAGCGACTAGATGATCGGATGGGTTCGAGCTGCGCGCCCACGCAGCGGTAGGCATGGCTCACGACCTGCGGTTTCGGCTTGGCAGCTGGGGGGTGGAAGGATCGCGTCCCTCCAAGAATCTTTCTTGTTCTGGCTGCGCCAGAATACAAGGATTTCTGCGGGGGCGGCTTTGCCGCCCCCGCACCCCCACCGAACTGCCACGTTCGATTGAGCCATGCTGTCGTGCTATTCTAATACGATCCGGCGATCTCGGCGCTGGCGTTGGTGGAATCGTAGAACTTATCGGGGTTGATGATCTTGGGGGCGATCTGATCGCCACGGGCGTAGGCCTCGAGCGTATCGAAGGCTTTGGGGCCAAAGCGCGGGTTGCACTCGACCGAGGCGCCCAGCTTGCCGTCGATGATCGCCTGGAGCGCGTCTTTCTCGCCGTCGATCGACACCACGATCACATCTTTGCCAGGCACCTTGCCGGCGGCCTCGAGCGCCGCAATCGCGCCGATCGCCATCTCGTCGTTGTGCGCGTACACAGCGGTGACATCCGGGTGCGCCTGCAGCAGCGTCTCCATCACCTGGCGGCCCTTGTCGCGGTTGAAGTCGCCGGTCTGCGAGTCGAGGATCTGCATGCCGGCCTCGCTCTTGATGCGGTCGTCGAAGCCCTTCTTGCGATCGATCGCCGGCGATGCGCCAACCGTGCCCTCCAGCTCGATGATCTTGGCCTTACCGCCGGTGGCCTTGATCAGCCACTCGGCCGCGCGCTTGCCCTCTTCGACGAAATCCGAGCCGATGAAGGTCACGTAGTCGCGGCCGGCCTGGGCGATCGTCTGGTCGACATTGCGGTCGAGCAGGATCACCGGGATGCCGGCGGCCTTGGCCTTCAGCACTGCCTGGGCCAGCGGCTTCTCCGAGCGGGGCGCCAGGAAGATCGCGTCGACCTTCTGGGCGATCATCGAGTCGATGTCGGCGATCTGCTTCGACTCCTGGCCGGCGGCGTCGGTATACACCAGCTCGTAGCCGCGTTTGGCGGCCTCGTCCTTCATGCTGGCGGTCTGCGCCAGGCGCCACGGGTTGTTGCTCTCGGTCTGCGCAAAGCCGACCTTGTATTTGTCCTTCTTGGCCAGCTTGGGCAACCCGCCGTCGCCGGCAGTCGAACCCTGACCACATGCAGCCAGCAACCCGGCCAGCATCAGCAGCGTGCTGAGCAGTGCGACGATGCGTGCGTACCTCACAAGACACCTCCTCTAGTTGACCGATACGATCACGACAGCGCCCTGGCGCCAGGGCACTGAACATGCAGATTATGCGCAGCCCATGGGTGCGCTGCTGGCGCCGGCTGCGTAGGGTTCGGCCGATACAACACCAGCGGGCTTTGATCGTATTAGGGGCATGTGGAAACTATGTGTGAAGTATAGCAGGGGTGTGCCGCGCGTACCCGACGACTAAGCGGCACCAAGCGGGCGCAAACCGGGCGCCATGTCAGCGCGACTGCCGGTTGGCGGCACTGCGCAAGATCAGCCCGCGGCCGCGCAGCGTGGCCAGGTAGTGCTGGCCATTCGGCGCCTCGGCCAGGCGCGCGCGCACACGCTTTACCAGCGCATCGATCGCTTCGTCCGACACGCCATCGGCTACGTCGGGCCACACCGCCGCCACGATCTGGTCGCGCGTGCAGATCTGGTCGGTGTGTGCTGCCAGCACCTGCAGCAGCGCGAACTGCGCCGGCGAGAGCTGCGGCATGAGCCGCTGGCCGTCGACCCAGGTATCCTGCGCGGCTGCATCGAGCCACACGCCGACCGCAGGTGGGTTTGGGCGGGTTGAGGTGGCGTCGCCATCGACGAAGATCAGCTGGCCGATCCCGCCAAGATCGATACAGTCGCCGTCGTGCAGCACCCACGGCCCACTCAGCGGCTGGCCGTTGACGGCAGTGCCATTGCGGCTGCCCAGGTCTTCGAGCGTATACACACGCCCGGCGCGGGTGATGCTGGCGTGCTGGCGCGAGATCAGCCGGCCGGCCAGCACAATGTCGCAGCCGGGGTCGCGCCCGAGCACCACGCGCTCGGCCTCGAGCGGCAGCTCGCGCGCCGCGCCATCGGGCTGTTGCAGCAACAGTGCCGCGTAGATCATAGCCACTTCACTTCATTCCAGGGCGCACCATCATCGATGCGTACCACGCTGCCGCAGGCCGAGCAGCTCAACAGCGCTAGGTGCCGAGCGCGTAGATCCGTGCCCCGCGCACGAACAGCAGCCGCCCAAGCCGCAACGTCGGCGCGTCGATATTACCGCGCAACGCCAGCGTGGCCAGCAGCCGGCCGCTCGCGGCATCGAGCACATAGAACGCGCCGCTCGACGCGCCGACGAACAACTTGCCGTCGGCCAGCAGTGGGGTAGCCTCGAGCGCCGCGCCGGCCTCGAAACGCCACAGCTCGGCACCCGCGCCGCTCAGCGCCGTCAGCCGGCCAGAGCGATCGGCCAGAAACACGGTTTGCTGGGCGGCGAGCGGCGCCGCCACCAACGCGCCGGCCGCCTGGTAGGGCCGGGCCTGCTGGCGGCCGTCGGCCAGGCCAAGCGTATACAGCTGGCCACGCGTGGTGCCCACCAGCAGGTGGTCGCCCGCCACTACCGGGCGTGTGCTGATTGGATCGGGCGCCTCGAACTGCCAGTCGACCGCGCCGTTGCGCATGTCGAGCGCCATCAGTGTGCGGCCCGACACAGCCAGCAGCCGGCCGCCGCCCACGCCGGGCGGGGCGGTGAGCGGATCGAGCGGGCGGCTCCAGATCAGCTGGCCATTGCTGGCCTGTAGCACATACACATAGCCCTTCTCGCTGGCCACCACCAGCCGCTCGCCGTCGAGCAGCGGCGCCAGCCGCACCGCGCCATACACATGCGTGCGCCAGATCGTGCCGCCGCTGCCCGGCGAGAGGCCATACACAAAGCCGTCGGCGCCGCCAACCACCACCTGATCGCCGGCGGCGGCGGGCGCGCCAAAGCCAACCTCGCTGCCCTTGCTCCAGCGCAGCGCGCCGGTTTCGGCGCGCAAGCCCAGCAGCCCACCGTCGAGCGTGCCAACCACCAGTGTATCGGCCACCAGCGCCAGCGCCGGCCCGCCGGCCAGGTCGGTATCGTAGGCCCAGGCCACCTGCTGCGGCAGCGGCAGCTGATCGGCCGAGCGGGGCGGGCCGGCCGGCGCAAACACGCCGAACTGCCAGGCGCCTAGCCCGGCCAGCAGCGCCAGCAGCACCAGCCCAACCAGCATGCGCACAGCAGGCCGTGGCGTGCGCGCGCGCTGCGCCGGCGGCGCAGCGGCAAATGCTGCGTGTAGATCGGCCAGAAACGCCGCCAGCGACGAGTAGCGATCGTAGGGTGATTTGGCCAGCGCGCGCAACAGCACCGCATTCACGCCAATCGGCAGCGTCGGCCGATACTCGGTGGGCGGTGCCGGCGGTTCGTAGATGTGCGCGTGTACGACTGCGGCCGCGCCACGCCGGCCATGGAACGGCGGCACACCGGCGAGCAGCTCGTAGGCCACCGCCGCCAGCGCATACTGGTCGCTGCGCGCGTCGGCCGCATGCCCGGCAGCCTGCTCGGGCGCCATGTAGTGCGGCGTGCCGAGCACAGCAGTATCGACCGTAGTCTGCGGGTTTTCGGCCATATCGGCCAGGCCGAAATCGATCAGCACGGCGTGGTCGCCGGGGCCGATCAGCAGATTGCTGGGCTTGACATCGCGGTGGACAATACCCATGCGGTGGGCGTAGTCGAGCGCGCTGCCGATCTGGCCGAGGATGGCCAGCGCGCGCTCAGGGCCGATCGGGCCAGCCTCGAGCAGCTGGCGCAGCGATGGGCCGTCGATATACTCCATCGCCAGAAAGGCGGTATCGTCGAACTGGCCGAACTCGTACAGCAGCGCGATATGCGGGTGCCGCAGGCGCGCCGCGCTGACCGCCTCGCGCCGCAGCCGCTCGACAAAGCCGGGCTGGTGCGCCAGCTCGGGCGACAGCACCTTCAGCGCGATCGAACGGTCGAGCGACGGCTCGTAGGCGCGATAGACCACGCCGAAGCCACCGCGGCTGATCTCGTCGATCACCTGGTAGCGCTCGAGCTGAGACCATGGCAGTGTCATTCGCTCGCGCATCGTCTCTACCTGCTGAGTATCTAGGCAATCACGAGCCGGAGCACACACAAATGCTGGTATACTACAGCCAAGCGCGCCGGCATTGCGCCAGGGTACCAGCGCATGATCGCGCGCGAGGGCGCGACGGCTGCTGCCGGCGGCCGGCTGCAATAATGCTCATTCTAGCATTCCTTGCACAAGCTGCCAAACTCAGTGCCGAGGGCCGCACTATGCCTACGAAGCAGTCGCCGATCGCCGAGTTGATACACCAGGCCGCGCCACACCAGCCGCTCGACCGCCGCACATTTTTGCGTGGCCTGGCGCTGGCCGGGGCGCTGGCCGGCTGCGCCGCGCCTGCGGCCGAACCGCAGGCGCAGCCGCAGAGCGCCATCCCCACACCGCAGCCGCGCCTGCGCGCCGCGTTTGCCCATAATGGCCTGAAGACGATCTGGAACCAGCGCGGCCGCGACACCGCGCGCATGCTCGGCCGGCTGCTGGGCATCGATGTCGTGAGCTACGACGGCGAGCTGAGCATCGACAAGCAGCGCCGCGACCTGGAAGAGATCGCCGGGCAGACATGGGACTTCGTAGTGATTCACCCGCTGGCGGTGAATGCCTACATCGAGCCGGTGCGCCAGATCGTAGCCCACGGCATCCCGGTGATCGATATCGACACACGCCTGGCCGACGACCTGAACGACCTGGGTGTGGCCACGCTGCTCGAACCCGACAACATCTGGATGGCAGAGCAGGTGACCCAAGCGATCATCGAGGCGGCCCAGAGCACCAGCTTCGAGATCATCCATACGCAGGGGCTGCTGACGCACACGGGCGCGCAGGGCCGCGCGCAGGGCTTCCGCAACGTGCTGGCGCGCTACCCTGGCATCAGGGTGATCGACGAGACGCCGGGCGACTGGGATGTCGATAAAGTCACACGCATCTGGGCCGATCTGCTGGCGCGCTACCCAAACGTACGCGCCGGCTTCTGCCACAACGACGAAATGGCGCTTGCGGCGCTGCGCGCGATCAACCAGGCCGGCAAGCAGGGCCAGATCCTGATCGGCGGCGTCGATGGCCTGCCCGAGGCGTGCGCCGCCGTCGCACGCAGCGATATGGTGGCCACCGTGCTGAACCCGACCGGCCGCATCCATGGTGGCGCGCTGTGGGTGGGCTACTTTCTCGCAACCCAGGGCCAGGCTGCGAATGTCCCACGCTTCATTCGCATCGACGGCGGGTTGATCGGCAAAGACACTGCGGCCGGCTACATCTGGCAGGGTGACCATCTGCTGATCTGAATCGCGCGCTGCAACGGCCCGTAATGCTACAACCATAAATATCGCTATGCCTATTCAAGAACAATCGCTCGACGACCGCCAGGCTCAGATTAGCTGGCTCTATCAGATCACCGTATGGTTTTTCTGGCTGACAATCATATTCGCGATCACATACTTGCTGGCCTACCTGTGGTGGCGCGATCTCACCACCGCCGCGATCAGTCTCACGCTGCTGGGCTGCAGCATCGAGCTGATAATCTCGCAACGCTGGCTTGCCCAGGGCCGGCTGGTTCGATCGCTGGTTAGTATCTCGGCCGGCCTGCTGGCGATCAGCCTGGCGACGGTGCTCCTCCAGCCCGAGCTGACGCCAAACGCCGCAATTGCGCCGCTAATTATCACGGTGATCGTGCTGCCATATGCCGACAGCCGCCGGCTGTTCTGGATCATCCTGGCAGGCTGGTGCATGATCATTGCCATGAGCCTGGCCAGCGAGCTGATCCCGCCGGCGCCACCCGCGCCCGAGTGGTTCGCGCGCGTGCTGCGGCTCAGCGCAATGCCGGCGGCCACCGCCCCGCTGGCGCTCTTGCTCTGGCAGCTGCACAAGCGGCTGAACCTGAGCATCGAGCGCCTGCGCGCCACCAACCGCGTGCTCGGCGAGAGCGAGGCGCGCTATCGTATGCTCGCCGAGAACTCGCGCGATCTGATCGGGCTGGTCGATCGCGACGGCACCCTGCTCTACACATCGCCCTCGCACCAGCGCGTGCTGGGCTACCCCGACGACACGCTGACGCACGCCAGCACGCTGTTCGAGCTGGTGGCCGCCAATGATCGGCCGGCGCTCGCCAGTGCGATCGAGCGGGCCGGCAGCTCGGCCACGCCACAGATTGTGGTGATCGGGCTGCGCAAGCACGCTGGCGACACGATCTACGCCGAGGTCATTCTCTCGCCGATCGGCGACTCGGCCGGCACGCGCACGCTCTACTCGGCCCGCGATATTACCGAGCGCGAGATCTCGCAGGCGGCCCGCCAGCGCAGCGAGGCCACCTTCAGCGCCCTGCTGAACGCCATGCCCGACTTGATCTTGCGCGTGGGCAACGATGGCACGCTGCGCGATATGAAGCCGCCCAGCAGCATAGGCATGCCGCTCGACTCCGACATGTCGATCGGGCGCCCGGTTCAGATGTTCTTCCCCCACAGCCTGGCCGCACAGCTCCAGCCGCGCCTGATGCGCGCCTGTAGCACCCGCCAGCTCCAGCTGTGGGAGTATCGCTACCCCGACACTGACCAGCCCAGCGAGTACGAGGCGCGTATCGCTGCGATCGACGAGCGCGAGGCGCTGGTGGTGATCCGCGATGTCACCGAGCGCAAGCAAGCCGAGGCGGCGCTCCGCGAGAGCGAGGAACGCTACCGCCGGCTGGTCGAGGTTTCGCCCGAGCCGATCGCCGTACACTCCGACGAGATCTTGCGCTATATCAACCCGGCCGGCGCGCGGCTGCTCGGCGCCGACGACTCAGCCCAGCTGATCGGCAGCCCGCTCTTGCAGTTCGTCCAGCCCGACGATCACGCGCGCATACGTGCGCATATTCAGCGCAGCCGCGCGCCCGATCGGTCGGTCGCGATGCTCGAGGCGACGTTCGTACGCCTCGACGGCGCGGCGATCGATGTGGAGGTTGGCAGCATGCCGCTGCTGTACGATCGCCAGCCGGCGATGCAGCTGGTGCTGCGCGATATCACCGCGCGCAAGCGCGCCGAGGCGCAGCGGCGCGAGATCGAGCGCAACCTGCGCGAGGCCCAGAAGCTCGAGAGCCTGGGCGTGCTGGCAGGCGGGATCGCCCACGACTTCAACAACCTGCTGACGACCATCCTGGGCAATGCCAACCTGGCGCTGCTCGAGCTGCCGCCCGGCCAGACGGCCCACGAGCTGGTCGGGCAGATCGAGCGCGCCGCCGAGAGCGCGGCCGACCTGACCCGCCAGATGCTGGCGTATGCCGGCAAGGGTCGCTTTGTGATCGACACGTTCGATCTCAACCAGCTGATCCGCGACACCACATCGCTGATTCGCGCATCGATCGGCAAGAGTGTGGCGATCACGTACGACCTGGCCGAGGCGCCGGCACCGATCGAGGCCGACGCGACCCAGATTCGCCAGGTGCTGATGAACCTGATTATCAACGCCGCCGAGGCGATTGGCGATCACGAGGGCACGATTGTGCTGCAGACTCGCTGCGTGCCGGCCGATATGCTGCCTGCACAGCCCTGGGTGGTCGCCGGCGATCTGACGGCCGGCGAGTATGTGCTGCTGCAGGTTGGCGACAGCGGCGCGGGCATGGATGCCGACACCCTGGCGCGGATCTTCGATCCCTTCTTTAGCACCAAGTTCGCCGGGCGCGGCCTGGGCCTGGCGGCGGTGCAGGGCATTATTCGCAGCCATAACGGTGGCCTGCAGGTGCAGAGCGTGGCCGGGCAGGGCACGACCTTTACGATCGCGCTGCCATGCGCGCCGGCCACAGCACCAGCCGCTGCCGGCCCGGCCGATCAGCCGCCAACGCCCGCGCATGCCGCCAGCACCGGCACCGTGCTGGTGGTCGACGACGAAGACGGCGTGCGGCGGCTGCTGGCGCGCATTCTGGCGCGGCTGGGCTACCAGGTGCTGATGGCTGAAGATGGCCGCGCCGCGCTCACGCTCTTCGAGCGCTACGGCCCAGCGCTACGCCTGGTGCTGCTCGACCTGACCATGCCGCGCATGGGCGGCGAGCAGGTGTTCGCCGAGCTACACGCGCTACGGCCCGACCTGCCGATCGTCGTGATGAGCGGCTACACCGCCGAAGAGACCGCGCAGCGCTTCCTCGATAGCACGCCGGCCGGGTTTCTCCAGAAGCCGTTCACCACCCAGGCCGTGCGGCTTCTGGTCGGGTCGCTGGTGCGCGATTAGGCCCACGCTCGCTTGCCCCGCTCCGCTGGCAGGGGAGCGGGTACGGGGGAGGGGTATCCGCGTAGCCCAGTATGCTGGGCAAAACCCCTCCACGTAAAAGCCATATGCCTGGCGATAATGCGCAGGAGGCCGTTGACCAGCGCGTCATCAAGCGAAGGGAGTATGGTAGAATAGCGCCGCAGGCATGATATGGAAGTGAGGGTACCATGATCGCGAACGGCCTCGACGGGCGCCACGTGCCGCTCGACGACACCCAGCTGTACGTCGTTGAGCGCGGGCAGGGCTACCCGATCATCGTGCTGCACGGCGGCCCCGGCCTCGACCACCACATGTTTGGCGATTACCTCGACCCACTCGCCGACCACTTCCGGCTGCTGCTGGTCGACCAGCGTAGCCAGGGCCGCTCGGCGCGCGCGCCGGCCGATACATGGACGCTCGCACGCATGGCCCGCGATGTCGGCGAGCTGGCCCACGCGCTGGGGCTGGCGCGCTACGCTGTGCTAGGCCACTCGTACGGCGCGTTTGTGGCGCTCCAGCACGCCGCCAACTTCCCCGGCCAGGCCGCCCAGACGATCGTCTCGAGCGGGTTGCCCTCGGCGCGCTTCCTGGCCGAGGTCGATACCAACCTGGCCCATTTCGAGCCGGCCGAGCTGCGCGAGCAGGTGGCCAGCTCGTGGGCGCGCGAGCAGCACGCCCAGAGCCAGGCCGATATGGCGGCGATCATGCACGACCAGTTCCCGTTTCACTTCGCCGACCCGCGCGACCCACGGATTGCCGAGCTCGAGGCGCGCAGCGCCGGCACGATCTATGCGCCCGATGTCCTGCGGCAGCTGGCGAGCCAGGGCTACGGCGGGATCGAGCTGGAGAGCAGGCTGGGCGCGATCACGCAGCCGCTGCTGGTGCTGGCCGGCCGCCACGACCGCACCTGCTCGGTGGCCGGCGCCGAGGCAATCGTGCAGGGCGCACCACACGCCGAGCTGGTGGTGTTCGAACACAGCGGGCACATGACTTATGTCGAAGAGAACCAGCGCTACCTGGCAACTGTTCGCGAATTCCTGCTGCGCCATGGCGCGTAGCCTGTGAGCATGCGCCGCCTCGTGCCCGCGCTATCGCGGCGTGTACCGGCCGGGCT
The sequence above is drawn from the Candidatus Kouleothrix ribensis genome and encodes:
- a CDS encoding alpha/beta fold hydrolase, whose translation is MIANGLDGRHVPLDDTQLYVVERGQGYPIIVLHGGPGLDHHMFGDYLDPLADHFRLLLVDQRSQGRSARAPADTWTLARMARDVGELAHALGLARYAVLGHSYGAFVALQHAANFPGQAAQTIVSSGLPSARFLAEVDTNLAHFEPAELREQVASSWAREQHAQSQADMAAIMHDQFPFHFADPRDPRIAELEARSAGTIYAPDVLRQLASQGYGGIELESRLGAITQPLLVLAGRHDRTCSVAGAEAIVQGAPHAELVVFEHSGHMTYVEENQRYLATVREFLLRHGA
- a CDS encoding sugar ABC transporter substrate-binding protein, with protein sequence MPTKQSPIAELIHQAAPHQPLDRRTFLRGLALAGALAGCAAPAAEPQAQPQSAIPTPQPRLRAAFAHNGLKTIWNQRGRDTARMLGRLLGIDVVSYDGELSIDKQRRDLEEIAGQTWDFVVIHPLAVNAYIEPVRQIVAHGIPVIDIDTRLADDLNDLGVATLLEPDNIWMAEQVTQAIIEAAQSTSFEIIHTQGLLTHTGAQGRAQGFRNVLARYPGIRVIDETPGDWDVDKVTRIWADLLARYPNVRAGFCHNDEMALAALRAINQAGKQGQILIGGVDGLPEACAAVARSDMVATVLNPTGRIHGGALWVGYFLATQGQAANVPRFIRIDGGLIGKDTAAGYIWQGDHLLI
- a CDS encoding PAS domain S-box protein, which encodes MPIQEQSLDDRQAQISWLYQITVWFFWLTIIFAITYLLAYLWWRDLTTAAISLTLLGCSIELIISQRWLAQGRLVRSLVSISAGLLAISLATVLLQPELTPNAAIAPLIITVIVLPYADSRRLFWIILAGWCMIIAMSLASELIPPAPPAPEWFARVLRLSAMPAATAPLALLLWQLHKRLNLSIERLRATNRVLGESEARYRMLAENSRDLIGLVDRDGTLLYTSPSHQRVLGYPDDTLTHASTLFELVAANDRPALASAIERAGSSATPQIVVIGLRKHAGDTIYAEVILSPIGDSAGTRTLYSARDITEREISQAARQRSEATFSALLNAMPDLILRVGNDGTLRDMKPPSSIGMPLDSDMSIGRPVQMFFPHSLAAQLQPRLMRACSTRQLQLWEYRYPDTDQPSEYEARIAAIDEREALVVIRDVTERKQAEAALRESEERYRRLVEVSPEPIAVHSDEILRYINPAGARLLGADDSAQLIGSPLLQFVQPDDHARIRAHIQRSRAPDRSVAMLEATFVRLDGAAIDVEVGSMPLLYDRQPAMQLVLRDITARKRAEAQRREIERNLREAQKLESLGVLAGGIAHDFNNLLTTILGNANLALLELPPGQTAHELVGQIERAAESAADLTRQMLAYAGKGRFVIDTFDLNQLIRDTTSLIRASIGKSVAITYDLAEAPAPIEADATQIRQVLMNLIINAAEAIGDHEGTIVLQTRCVPADMLPAQPWVVAGDLTAGEYVLLQVGDSGAGMDADTLARIFDPFFSTKFAGRGLGLAAVQGIIRSHNGGLQVQSVAGQGTTFTIALPCAPATAPAAAGPADQPPTPAHAASTGTVLVVDDEDGVRRLLARILARLGYQVLMAEDGRAALTLFERYGPALRLVLLDLTMPRMGGEQVFAELHALRPDLPIVVMSGYTAEETAQRFLDSTPAGFLQKPFTTQAVRLLVGSLVRD